A single region of the Populus nigra chromosome 2, ddPopNigr1.1, whole genome shotgun sequence genome encodes:
- the LOC133681710 gene encoding COP9 signalosome complex subunit 4-like: MEIVFASASTITDQRQKIEQYKHILSSVISSNDIVQAKKFIDHMLSDDVPLVVSRQLLQTFAHELGRLEPETQKEIAHYTLAQIQPRVVSFEEQVLIIREKLAELYESEQQWSKAAQMLSGIDLDSGMRVIDDSFKLSKCVQIARLYLEDDDAVNAEAFINKASFLVSNSQHEVLNLQYKVCYARILDLKRKFLEAALRYYDISQIEKRQIEDETIDEEALEQALSAAVTCTILAAAGPQRSRVLATLYKDERCSKLKIYPILQKVYLERILRKPEIDAFSEELKAHQKALLPDNFTVLDRAMIEHNLLSASKLYTNISFEELGTLLGIPPHKAEKIASRMIYEDRMRGSIDQVEAVIHFEDDTVELQQWDQQIVGLCQALNDVLDSMAKKGLSIPV; the protein is encoded by the exons ATGGAGATTGTCTTCGCCAGTGCCTCGACTATTACTGACCAGAGGCAAAAGATCGAACAGTACAAACACATTCTCAGCTCTGTTATTTCTTCTAACGACATTGTTCAAGCCAAGAAATTCATCGATCACA TGTTGTCAGACGACGTACCTTTGGTAGTGTCGAGGCAGCTATTGCAGACTTTTGCTCATGAGTTAGGGAGGTTGGAGCCGGAGACGCAAAAGGAGATTGCCCATTATACCCTTGCTCAGATTCAGCCTCGGGTTGTTTCTTTCGAAGAACAG GTGTTAATAATTAGAGAGAAACTTGCTGAACTATATGAGTCAGAACAACAATGGTCAAAGGCAGCTCAGATGCTCAGTGGCATTGATCTAGACTCTGGAATGAG GGTTATTGATGATTCATTCAAATTATCAAAGTGTGTCCAAATCGCTCGCTTATATCTCGAG GATGATGATGCAGTTAATGCAGAAGCTTTCATCAATAAAGCATCTTTTTTGGTTAGCAACAGCCAACATGAAGTGTTGAACTTGCAATACAAG GTGTGTTATGCAAGAATTTTGGATTTAAAGAGGAAGTTTTTGGAAGCAGCACTACGTTACTATGACATATCTCAAATTGAGAAGAGACAAATAGAAGATGA AACCATTGATGAGGAAGCATTGGAACAAGCTCTATCTGCTGCTGTGACATGTACTATCTTGGCTGCTGCTGGTCCTCAACGTTCACGTGTTCTTGCTACCTTGTACAAG GATGAACGATGCTCGAAGTTAAAAATTTATCCTATATTACAAAAG GTGTATTTAGAGAGAATTTTGAGAAAACCAGAAATTGATGCATTTTCTGAGGAACTCAAAGCACATCAG AAAGCACTTTTACCAGACAATTTCACTGTACTGGATCGTGCTATGATTGAGCACAATCTTTTGAGTGCTAGCAAACTTTACACAAATATAAG CTTTGAAGAGTTGGGCACCTTGCTGGGAATTCCTCCACACAAG GCAGAGAAGATAGCATCGAGAATGATTTACGAGGATAGAATGAGGGGATCGATCGACCAG GTGGAAGCAGTCATACATTTTGAGGATGACACTGTAGAGCTGCAACAATGGGATCAACAG ATTGTTGGATTGTGTCAAGCACTGAATGATGTCCTCGATAGCATGGCAAAGAAGGGCTTGTCTATTCCTGTCtga
- the LOC133681359 gene encoding uncharacterized membrane protein At1g75140-like yields MANTHQGKLFLFLYLLFISCSPSRILADSSAVSTQQELEHDINHARYQEQESDTRIKLNQQEVLLHKLEQLVRNLSEIVARLEPKLSELPKVTSIGREQNQEAERIDQGKFDGKRLVQKVEEEGFEVKTTRDGERVRTGSVTKYSPLWSERFQFVSAVKLDSDATCIHVLPFRDYEGLSKYVAVGDDRGRVYVFLRNGDVAVEFYTMSSSPITTMVSYLSAFKNESTVVTGHQNGAILMHKLHYVSNGEEWSTLSMENVGKFAFHEDWDQRSPISILEVHHVGRSRYILSLDVRGIIRVFRENGTVHGSAMPTSRPLAFLKQRLLFLTESGAGSLDLRSMKVRESECEGLDHSVARYYVFDATERSKAYGFTSEGELIQVLLLGDIMNFKCRVRSKRKFDMEEPLALQSIKGYLFVVNEEKVFVYNVSSQHYVRVGGPRLLFSAGLDEIKSSFLNYQLTNAPIERRRVMPLIASDREKIVVLGLGSGYVGMYRSNLPIFKGEFNTMLWTSPVLFFVLFLFGAWQFFAKKKEALTSWGPDDPFSSASATIGAPVGSSASADRSYVDSSSRSTDMMELRAGGLIGPTRRYPSPSRYPGGATSSFRPSSADPNTRPSSIDPNYRASSELTFRGPALESTGFPIRRENLFVNNQVVDDVN; encoded by the coding sequence ATGGCAAATACTCACCAAGGCAAGCtgttccttttcctttatttgcttttcatttcttgttcTCCATCTAGAATTTTGGCAGACTCTAGCGCAGTCTCAACCCAACAAGAGCTGGAGCATGATATCAATCATGCTCGTTATCAAGAACAAGAGTCTGACACTAGAATTAAGCTTAATCAGCAAGAAGTTTTGTTACATAAACTTGAACAACTAGTGAGGAACCTTAGTGAAATAGTTGCTAGATTAGAGCCTAAATTATCTGAGTTACCAAAAGTAACATCTATTGGTAGGGAACAGAATCAAGAGGCAGAAAGGATTGATCAGGGAAAATTTGATGGTAAGAGATTGGTTCAAAAAGTTGAAGAAGAGGGATTCGAGGTTAAGACCACTAGAGATGGAGAGAGGGTGAGGACTGGTTCAGTTACCAAGTACAGTCCATTGTGGTCAGAGAGGTTTCAATTTGTGTCTGCTGTGAAACTAGATTCTGATGCAACGTGCATTCATGTTTTGCCATTTAGAGATTACGAGGGGCTTAGTAAGTATGTTGCTGTTGGTGATGATCGAGGGAGGGTTTATGTGTTTTTGAGGAATGGGGATGTAGCGGTTGAGTTCTACACAATGTCCTCTTCACCAATTACAACAATGGTTTCATATTTATCGGCTTTTAAGAATGAGAGTACTGTGGTAACAGGGCATCAGAATGGTGCAATTTTGATGCATAAACTTCACTATGTGTCGAATGGAGAAGAGTGGAGTACACTTTCTATGGAAAATGTGGGTAAGTTTGCGTTCCATGAGGATTGGGATCAACGTTCGCCTATAAGTATCTTGGAAGTGCATCATGTTGGCAGATCAAGGTATATCTTGTCATTAGATGTTAGAGGGataattagggtttttagggAAAATGGGACGGTTCATGGCTCTGCCATGCCAACAAGTAGACCACTTGCTTTCTTGAAGCAAAGGCTTTTGTTTTTGACAGAAAGTGGTGCAGGGTCATTGGATTTGAGGAGCATGAAAGTCAGAGAATCTGAATGTGAAGGTTTGGACCATTCTGTTGCTCGGTATTATGTTTTTGATGCCACCGAACGGTCTAAAGCATATGGGTTTACATCAGAAGGGGAATTGATTCAAGTATTGTTGTTGGGGGATATAATGAACTTTAAATGCAGGGTCCGATCCAAGAGAAAATTCGACATGGAGGAACCCCTTGCTTTACAATCCATCAAGGGCTACTTGTTTGTTGTTAATGAAGAGAAGGTCTTCGTGTACAATGTTTCATCTCAGCATTATGTTAGGGTTGGGGGACCTCGCCTTCTCTTCTCTGCTGGTCTGGATGAGATCAAATCGTCGTTTTTGAACTATCAGTTGACAAATGCTCCCATTGAGAGAAGAAGAGTGATGCCATTAATTGCCAGCGACCGTGAAAAAATCGTTGTTCTTGGCCTCGGGAGTGGGTATGTGGGAATGTATCGCTCTAACCTTCCAATATTTAAAGGAGAATTCAACACAATGCTATGGACAAGTCCTGTGCTGTTCTTCGTACTCTTTCTCTTTGGAGCATGGCAATTCTTTGCCAAGAAGAAGGAAGCGCTTACGTCTTGGGGGCCTGATGATCCTTTTAGCTCCGCATCTGCTACAATTGGAGCTCCAGTAGGGTCATCGGCCTCCGCGGACAGGTCATATGTAGATTCATCTTCAAGAAGTACTGATATGATGGAATTAAGGGCTGGGGGATTGATAGGTCCAACAAGGAGGTATCCTTCTCCCTCGCGATATCCTGGGGGAGCAACCAGTTCCTTCAGGCCAAGTTCTGCAGATCCCAACACTAGACCTTCCTCTATTGATCCGAATTACAGAGCATCATCGGAGCTAACATTCAGGGGTCCAGCTCTGGAATCTACAGGTTTCCCTATAAGAAGGGAGAATCTGTTTGTAAACAATCAAGTTGTGGATGATGTCAATTGA
- the LOC133681682 gene encoding outer envelope pore protein 24A, chloroplastic-like, whose product MKASLKGKYDIDKSSTAATVAFNAGDVKLRASITDATVVNGPSLNGLALAVEKPGFFIIDYNVPKKDFRFQFMNSVKVVDKPLNLTYIHCRGDNRTILDGTLVVDSANKISANYMLGTENCKLKYTYVHGGLTSFEQCYDFAKNSWDFAGSRKVYGDDVFRAVYQTSSKNLGLEWSRNSKLNGNFKVSASINLAEESKMPKLTAESTWNFEM is encoded by the exons ATGAAGGCGTCTTTAAAGGGCAAGTATGATATTGACAAAAGCAGCACCGCTGCTACTGTCGCCTTCAACGCCGGCGATGTTAAGCTCCGGGCTTCCATAACTGACGCCACAGTCGTCAACGGCCCTAGCTTAAACGGCCTGGCTTTAGCTGTCGAGAAACCTGGCTTCTTCATAATTGACTACAACGTTCCGAAAAAG GATTTTAGGTTTCAGTTTATGAACTCAGTTAAGGTTGTGGACAAGCCCTTGAATTTGACATACATTCATTGTAGAGGGGATAACCGGACTATTTTGGATGGGACTCTTGTGGTTGATTCAGCGAACAAGATATCTGCTAATTATATGCTCGGTACAGAGAATTGCAAGTTGAAGTATACCTATGTGCATGGAGGACTGACTTCGTTCGAGCAATGTTATGATTTTGCAAAGAATTCATGGGATTTTGCTGGATCTCGAAAGGTTTATGGTGATGATGTGTTCAGGGCTGTGTATCAAACGTCAAGCAAGAATCTGGGCCTGGAGTGGTCAAGGAATTCAAAGCTGAATGGGAATTTCAAG GTTTCTGCATCCATCAATTTGGCTGAGGAGTCAAAAATGCCAAAATTAACTGCAGAGAGCACATGGAACTTTGAGATGTGA